One genomic window of Monodelphis domestica isolate mMonDom1 chromosome 1, mMonDom1.pri, whole genome shotgun sequence includes the following:
- the LOC103093074 gene encoding uncharacterized protein LOC103093074, which produces MVEGGPCFAVVLAIPSECIYFLAVCIRETPKAKNLTSAQDLGGCFAALLLCCSAAVLLLLLLLLMQLQLQPPPPPPPPPPGLHLAGQAGTNSGEWKNLPSVYAGGGSGRAGRGSDRACRGLAGREEGLFGVGKGRRIHIIRLIACEVPERQVASKVSSTPDYPTFGKSDLKLEVRESRLFRSPPPSTQFRGEHFTLWNRSGASRSDSDLIESGISAAVVKSREGRSPGLLGKNVLCSRLAGEMKRSPARILAGCPAPAPAEAGGELERRARGRKGEGLGS; this is translated from the exons ATGGTCGAAGGAGGGCCG TGCTTCGCCGTGGTTCTGGCGATTCCCAGCGAGTGCATTTATTTCCTCGCTG TCTGTATTCGAGAAACGCCAAAAGCCAAGAACCTTACATCCGCACAGGATTTGGGGGGCTGTTTTGCTGCTTTGCTGCTTTGCTGCTCTGCTgctgtgctgctgctgctgctgctgctactgatgCAGCTGCAGCtccagccgccgccgccgccgccgccgccgccgccggggCTCCACCTCGCAGGCCAGGCAGGCACTAACTCA GGAGAGTGGAAAAATCTTCCCTCCGTTTATGCTGGCGGGGGAAGTGGGCGGGCGGGCAGGGGTTCGGATCGGGCTTGCAGGGGGCTGGCGGGACGGGAGGAGGGGCTCTTCGGGGTGGGAAAGGGCCGGCGTATACACATTATTCGGTTGATTGCATGCGAGGTCCCTGAGAGGCAGGTTGCTTCTAAAGTCTCCTCTACCCCCGACTACCCGACTTTTGGGAAGAGTGATTTAAAGCTGGAGGTTCGGGAATCTCGTCTCTTTCGCTCTCCACCCCCTTCCACCCAGTTTCGGGGAGAG CATTTCACGCTTTGGAATCGCTCTGGTGCTTCTCGCTCTGACAGCGATTTGATAGAATCCGGAATTT CTGCAGCGGTGGTTAAGTCACGTGAGGGCCGGAGCCCTGGGCTGCTGGGGAAGAATGTCCTCTGCTCTCGGCTCGCCGGGGAAATGAAGCGCAGCCCCGCCAGGATCCTGGCTGGCTGTCCCGCGCCAGCGCCAGCGGAGGCGGGCGGAGAGCTGGAGAGGAGGGCCAGGGGACGGAAAGGGGAGGGCCTTGGCTCATAG